The Methanosarcina barkeri MS DNA window AAAACAAGTAATTTATCTGCTTCTTCTATAAGCTGAAGACTTACATAACCTAAGAAAAAGTATTTAATAATTATAAATAAATTTTTTAATGCATGACGGTTATTTCAAAATTTATAAATATGTGTTCATTGTCAAATATGAATATGATGCCTGAGTTTGATGAGAATGGAAATATCCCTCTGATTAATTCCTCTGGTATTATAGAATCAGACATTAAAGAGTTTCAAGATAAGTTTGTAAATGCGTTTCAATCATCAAGTACACGCGTAAAGATATTTAAAGGATATCTAAACTATTGTAAGCATTTGGTTTCATTCAATGTGCCTATTATCCAATGGTTTGATGGTAGTTTTACTTCACAGAAAAATGATCCAAATGATATCGATTTTGTCACACATTTTGATGGTGCTAAATTAGATTCACTAGATAAACATACAAAAAATAGATTTTATTCATTTGGTCCTACTAAAAAAATCAAATCGTCATATATGTGTCACTCTTTCTTTATTCCTATTTACTATGAGATAAATGGCGAATTAGTTGACGACTCAAAGAATCAGATTGCTTATTGGAAGAAACATTTTGGACATGATCGAAAAAGGAATCCAAAAACTATAATAGAACTAAACTTTAATGAGTTGTCTTCGTTTTACAATGTGTGTGAAAAGTATAAATAATGGCATTAACATATATACTAAATGTATTGGATAAAAATCAAACAGGCTCATTATATTTGCACAGTAAGGTGTTTGATCAAAGACAATGTAACTTACTAACTTTTAATATGCAGTGTATAACATGACGATATAAGTCATGTGACTTTTTCAGGATAAGTAACTTATCTTAGACTACTACTCAATAAACTTATACTTAGGGGATATTTATGGACATGGATTTTCCAGATACGAATCTCACAAAAATAGAGATCGAAGAACTAACTAAACTAATTGATAAGTTTGGAGAACGGAATAGATTGAAAGAGGAACTTGAAGAACTCGATAAATTAATAAGTGATAGTCAAAAATCGATTTCCGAATTTCCAGAGAGGTTTTCTTTAAAAATTGGG harbors:
- a CDS encoding DUF6932 family protein, translating into MNMMPEFDENGNIPLINSSGIIESDIKEFQDKFVNAFQSSSTRVKIFKGYLNYCKHLVSFNVPIIQWFDGSFTSQKNDPNDIDFVTHFDGAKLDSLDKHTKNRFYSFGPTKKIKSSYMCHSFFIPIYYEINGELVDDSKNQIAYWKKHFGHDRKRNPKTIIELNFNELSSFYNVCEKYK